From the Conger conger chromosome 14, fConCon1.1, whole genome shotgun sequence genome, one window contains:
- the prelp gene encoding prolargin translates to MKAIGVGYSPVLVLLVLGAVCGQRRPKPGRMPSARRPTAPQPEPKEPTDFPPPILGPPSIFPDCPRECFCPPSFPEALYCENRNLRQVPAIPSRIHYLYIQNNYIDEVTAEPFQNATELRWVNLDNNRIRKVDRQVFEKIPHLLFLYLGRNSLKEVPGDLPSSLEQLRLSRNQISKIPANSFSKMDHLALLDLHHNRIGDGAVSKNVFKDLKNLVQLNLAHNTLKKMPGNVPQNIYQLFLDRNNIEDIPKDYFQNFPNLAFVRLNYNQLTDKGIPKKVFNVSSLLDLHLSHNKLNNVPNFNHRLEHLYLNNNNIERINGTELCPFPVMSPVLNEEDLPRLSYLRLDGNQLSPPIPMDVIMCFRRLKSIVI, encoded by the exons ATGAAGGCTATTGGTGTTGGATATTCTCCTGTGCTGGTGCTCCTGGTGCTGGGGGCAGTCTGTGGCCAGAGGAGGCCGAAACCAGGCCGCATGCCCAGCGCCAGGAGGCCCACCGCCCCCCAGCCGGAACCCAAGGAGCCCACAGACTTCCCTCCTCCCATCCTGGGACCGCCGTCCATTTTCCCAGACTGTCCGCGGGAGTGCTTCTGTCCGCCCTCCTTCCCCGAAGCCCTCTACTGCGAGAACCGCAACCTCCGGCAGGTCCCCGCCATCCCATCCCGCATCCACTACCTCTACATCCAGAACAACTACATCGACGAGGTGACGGCCGAGCCCTTCCAGAATGCCACCGAGCTCCGCTGGGTCAACCTGGACAACAACCGCATCCGCAAGGTGGACCGGCAGGTGTTCGAGAAGATTccccacctcctcttcctctaccTGGGGAGGAACAGCCTGAAGGAGGTCCCCGGCGACCTGCCCAGCAGCCTGGAGCAGCTGCGTCTCAGCCGGAACCAGATCTCCAAGATCCCTGCCAACTCCTTCTCCAAGATGGACCACCTGGCCTTGCTGGACCTGCACCACAACAGGATCGGCGACGGTGCTGTGAGCAAGAACGTCTTCAAGGACCTGAAGAACCTGGTCCAGCTGAACCTGGCCCACAACACCCTGAAGAAGATGCCAGGCAACGTTCCTCAGAACATTTACCAGCTCTTCCTGGACCGGAACAACATCGAGGACATTCCAAAGGATTACTTCCAAAACTTCCCCAACCTAGCCTTCGTCAGGCTGAATTATAACCAGCTGACTGACAAGGGGATCCCCAAGAAGGTGTTCAATGTGTCCAGCCTTCTGGACCTGCACCTGTCCCATAATAAACTGAACAACGTGCCGAACTTCAACCACCGACTGGAGCACCTGTacctcaacaacaacaacattgagC GCATCAACGGCACGGAGCTCTGCCCCTTCCCAGTGATGTCACCCGTGCTGAACGAGGAGGACTTGCCCAGGCTGAGCTACTTACGGCTGGATGGGAACCAGCTCAGCCCCCCCATCCCCATGGACGTCATCATGTGCTTCAGGCGCCTGAAATCCATCGTCATCTAG